The following nucleotide sequence is from Rhodothermales bacterium.
GTCCGCGATGGAGTCGCCGGACTTCATCTTGATGAGTCGCACTCCCTGTGTGTTTCGTCCAAGCGTACTGATGCCGGCGACGTGCATGCGGATCAGCAGACCCTTCTGCGTGACAATCATGAGGTCGTCCGTTTCCAGCACCGCCTTGATGGCGACGACAGTGCCTGTCTTCTCAGTGGTCTTCTGAGTGATGATTCCTTTGCCGCCGCGGCTCTGCAGACGGTAGTCTTCGACCTCCGTTCTCTTGCCGTAGCCATTCGAACTGATCGTCAGAACCTGCTTTTGCGGCGAGTCTCCCCTCAGCACGATCATCCCGATCGCTTCCTGTCCTTTTCGGAGCGAAATGCCGCGCACACCCTGTGTATTGCGACCGGTCGGCCGTACATCTTCCTCATCGAATTGAACCGAAAGACCGGCCGACGAGGCGAGAATAATATGTGCCCCGCCATCGGTGAGCTTTGCCTCGAGCAACTGATCGCCCTCGACGACAGAGATTGCTATGATGCCGTCGACACGCGGCCGACGGAACGCAGACAACTGCGTCTTCTTGACCTTGCCTCCGCGCGACGCCATGAATACATAGTGGCTTTCCAGGAACTGCTTGTCGCGGAAGTTCTCCTTCGAGATAGGGAGCACGGCCTGAATACGATCCTCCGGGCTGATCTGAATCAGATTTCGGATTGATCGCCCCTTGCCCGTACGGGCCCCTTCGGGTATTTCGTAGACGCGCAGCCAGTAGCACCGCCCGTGGTCAGTGAAGAAGAGGAGGTAGTCGTGATTGTAGGACACGAACAGGTGTTCGATGTAGTCCTCGTCTCGCATTCCACTGCCGCGCATGCCGATACCGCCACGGCCCTGCTTCCTGTACTCGCCTACGTCGGTCCGCTTGATCAACCCCTGCCAGCTGATGGTGACGACCATCTGATCGTCTTCGACGAGATCCTCCACGATGAGGTCATCGCCCCCGGTGTAGTCGATCTCGGTGCGGCGGGCGTCCGCATACTTCGATTTGACTTCCGCGAGCTCGTCCTTGATGATCTGCATGCGGAGCCCCTCATTTCCGAGGATGCTCTTGAAGCGTTCGATCTGCTGCAACAAATCACGATACTCATCCTCGACCTTCTGCCGTTCGAGTCCGGTCAGTCGACTCAGTCGCATATCCAGGATCGCTTTTGCCTGGATCTCACTGAGCGAGAACAGGGGCTTTCCTTCGGTCGGAAGGCCGAGTCGCTCGAGTTGCGCTTTGGTCAGGTGGGCGGGTAGTACGCCGTCCATCAGGTTTTGCCGGGCGGCGTCCGTATCCGGTGAGTTCCGGATGATCGTGATGACGGCGTCGAGGTGATCGAGCGCGATCTTCAGGCCTTCCAGGACGTGGGCGCGCTCTTCGGCTTTCCGAAGGTCGTACTCGGTGCGTCGAACAACGATCTCGTGCCGGTGGTCGACGTAGTGGGTGATTGCTTCCTTCAGCGTGAGCGTCCGGGGCCGGCCGTTCACGAGCGCCACGAAGTTTACGCCGAACGTTTGCTGACACGGCGTGAACTTGTACAGCTGGTTCTGGACGACGAGCGGCATGGCATCACGCCTGAGTTCGATCACAATTCGCATCCCGTCGCGGTCGCTCTCGTCACGAAGATCGGTGATCCCTTCGATGCGGCCTTCACGAGCCAGGTATGCGATCTTCTCGATGAGCGTGCTCTTGTTGACCTGGAACGGGATTTCCGTAATCACTAGAGCATGCTTGCCGGCACGGATCTCCTCTTCCTCGATTCGAGCGCGCATCACGACGCGTCCCTTGCCCGTGTGGTAGGCGAGCCTGACACCGACGTGACCGTAGATAATTCCAGCCGTCGGGAAGTCCGGGGCGGGAATATGATTCATCAACCCGTCGATGGTGATTTCCGGATCGTCGATGAACGCCAGGATTCCATCAATCACCTCACCGAGATTGTGAGGAGGAATCTTCGTGGCCATTCCGACGGCGATGCCGTCCGTGCCGTTGACGAGCAGATTCGGGTACGCAGACGGGAGGACGACGGGCTCTTTCAGAGAGCCGTCAAAATTTTCCTGGTAGTTGACCGTTTCCTTGTCGATATCCCGAAGCATCTCCTCGGCGAGGCGCGTCATGCGTGCCTCGGTATATCGCATTGCCGCTGCCCGGTCGCCGTCAACGGATCCGAAGTTCCCCTGGCCGTGCACGAGCGGATACCGCATGGAAAACTCCTGCGCCATCCGGACCATCGTATCGTAGACGGCAGTGTCTCCGTGGGGATGGTACTTTCCGAGAACCTCTCCGACAATTCTGGCGCTCTTCTTGAACGCACTCGCGGCGGTCAACCCCAGTTCGCTCATGCCGTACAGCACACGCCGATGAACGGGCTTGAGTCCGTCGCGAACATCCGGCAGGGCCCGACCCACGATCACCGACATCGAATAGTCGATGTAGGAGGACTTCATCTCCTCCTCGATGTTAATCGGGACTATGCGGAAATCGTCCTGCTCCATGATGTTTTATTCGGACTCTGGGAAGGTGTGGACCCGTAATCGCAACGGCTCACGGTGCTCGAAAAGTGGCAGCATCAGCGCCCCGCTGGGATCGTACGTTGCCGTGCGCCGGGGCCGCAAAAATGGGTATCGAAAGGTACGAAACGCCTGCGTGGGCATCCAGCAAATCAGGTGCCCGAAATGCTTCAAAATCAGTGAAATGACACGTCCAGGCGAGCCGCCGCAAGGACATCCCGAATCAATCGCCCGTGAGCATCTCAAAACCCTCGACACGCAGGTCGTCGGACGTCACAACGCTGTCTTTCTTGGACGAATCGAGCGAGAATTTCCACTGAAAGAGAGACGACAGCAGAGGCTTCACTTCATCCACGAGATACCCGAACCGCCCGCTCGCCTCATAGGATTCCGCCTTCTGGCGGTTCTCCCACACCGTCACCGAAAGCATGTCGGACGGATCCTGTGTACTCTCCACGAGAAAGGCGTGTCGAAAACCATCGACCTGTTTGAGTGCCGGGATGATCTTCTCGGTGTAGAGCTTGACGAAGGCATTCTCCTTGCCGGCCTGCACGTTCAGCGTGGTGGTCCTCAAGAACATATGCGAAAGTTCATCCTCTGTCGGCGCATCGTCGTCGGTCGATGCCGTCACTTCAAACGTGTCGACCTGGGGTTCG
It contains:
- the gyrA gene encoding DNA gyrase subunit A, with product MEQDDFRIVPINIEEEMKSSYIDYSMSVIVGRALPDVRDGLKPVHRRVLYGMSELGLTAASAFKKSARIVGEVLGKYHPHGDTAVYDTMVRMAQEFSMRYPLVHGQGNFGSVDGDRAAAMRYTEARMTRLAEEMLRDIDKETVNYQENFDGSLKEPVVLPSAYPNLLVNGTDGIAVGMATKIPPHNLGEVIDGILAFIDDPEITIDGLMNHIPAPDFPTAGIIYGHVGVRLAYHTGKGRVVMRARIEEEEIRAGKHALVITEIPFQVNKSTLIEKIAYLAREGRIEGITDLRDESDRDGMRIVIELRRDAMPLVVQNQLYKFTPCQQTFGVNFVALVNGRPRTLTLKEAITHYVDHRHEIVVRRTEYDLRKAEERAHVLEGLKIALDHLDAVITIIRNSPDTDAARQNLMDGVLPAHLTKAQLERLGLPTEGKPLFSLSEIQAKAILDMRLSRLTGLERQKVEDEYRDLLQQIERFKSILGNEGLRMQIIKDELAEVKSKYADARRTEIDYTGGDDLIVEDLVEDDQMVVTISWQGLIKRTDVGEYRKQGRGGIGMRGSGMRDEDYIEHLFVSYNHDYLLFFTDHGRCYWLRVYEIPEGARTGKGRSIRNLIQISPEDRIQAVLPISKENFRDKQFLESHYVFMASRGGKVKKTQLSAFRRPRVDGIIAISVVEGDQLLEAKLTDGGAHIILASSAGLSVQFDEEDVRPTGRNTQGVRGISLRKGQEAIGMIVLRGDSPQKQVLTISSNGYGKRTEVEDYRLQSRGGKGIITQKTTEKTGTVVAIKAVLETDDLMIVTQKGLLIRMHVAGISTLGRNTQGVRLIKMKSGDSIADVTRLVVDDDDDESGAETIVPSTNGSPVAS